From Macrobrachium rosenbergii isolate ZJJX-2024 chromosome 55, ASM4041242v1, whole genome shotgun sequence, a single genomic window includes:
- the LOC136835941 gene encoding trichohyalin-like yields MFSHVKLIVFIVLVLLVSMLEDLIARLFAQGSSGYFQETFHHVVAAETWTPEVVETQPNSVGVGTSTFAGAIPWMALMAGALALLAVYWMWNLIACDAHDLVEDNLEVPTLDSTLETEDLENSDEEDDAEDETESFQDEEDDKEECCITEEFDSSDDQNEDEQLKVSKVHRENMEDLLEEAREEILRLQTEGRELKREIENLSIEKESALEKANELSLRLKETEAINQALSSEKECFKRTNEDLRNALVKKDMELLERKATEADDNDSEFGIVENLTLDFLQRQLELTEAENFSLRDRATCYEAQLLASNRNLGNLHPEQLNDEKLKFTEEMKVSEVHGGQEPQKYVETTVVRKEDDLTDQVQKEEEEQSRKDCNAQGEKDCYEIWLEVVTLMEKNLKMAEDELQRRRQEEAMNSENKTLDNETLDISSGEQEPQKCVETTVGRKEEDLTDQMQKEEEEQSRKDCNAQGEKDCYEIWLEVVTLMERNLKMAEDELQRRRQEEAINSENKTLDNETLDISSEEQEPQKCLETTVRRKEEDLTDQMQKEQEEQSRKDCNAQGEKDFYEIWLEVVTQMERNLKMAEDELQRRTQEEAMNSERLDENHRSQETAHD; encoded by the coding sequence ATGTTTTCCCACGTAAAATTGATCGTATTTATTGTGCTAGTATTGTTAGTGTCTATGTTGGAGGACCTAATCGCCAGACTTTTTGCTCAAGGAAGTAGTGGATATTTTCAGGAGACCTTTCATCATGTTGTTGCCGCCGAGACTTGGACTCCAGAGGTTGTGGAAACACAACCGAACAGCGTAGGCGTTGGTACGTCAACCTTTGCTGGTGCCATCCCTTGGATGGCCTTGATGGCAGGGGCCTTGGCGTTGCTTGCTGTTTACTGGATGTGGAATCTCATTGCATGCGATGCTCATGATCTTGTAGAGGACAACCTGGAAGTGCCCACTCTGGATTCAACTCTGGAAACGGAAGACCTGGAAAACTCTGACGAAGAGGACGATGCTGAGGACGAAACCGAAAGCTTTCAGGATGAGGAAGATGATAAAGAAGAATGTTGCATAACAGAAGAATTTGATAGCTCAGATGACCAGAATGAAGATGAACAACTAAAAGTGAGTAAAGTACACAGAGAAAATATGGAAGATCTGTTGGAGGAAGCGAGGGAAGAAATTTTGAGGCTTCAAACTGAGGGAAGAGAGCTGAAAAGAGAAATCGAAAATCTCAGTATTGAAAAGGAGAGTGCCTTAGAGAAGGCAAATGAGCTGAGCCTCAGACTAAAGGAAACTGAAGCAATCAATCAAGCGCTTTCTTCTGAGAAAGAATGTTTCAAGAGGACCAATGAAGACCTTAGGAACGCCTTGGTCAAGAAAGATATGGAATTACTGGAACGTAAAGCAACAGAAGCTGACGACAACGACAGCGAATTTGGAATAGTGGAAAATCTGACTTTGGACTTTCTTCAAAGACAACTGGAGCTCACCGAAGCAGAAAACTTTAGCCTACGGGATCGGGCTACTTGTTACGAAGCTCAACTTTTAGCTTCAAACAGAAACTTAGGTAATTTACACCCAGAACAACTGAACGACGAAAAACTGAAGTTCACAGAGGAAATGAAAGTCAGCGAAGTTCACGGAGGACAGGAGCCACAAAAGTATGTTGAAACAACGGTGGTACGGAAAGAAGACGATCTGACTGACCAGGtgcagaaggaagaagaggaacagtccAGAAAGGACTGCAATGCCCAAGGAGAGAAGGACTGCTACGAGATATGGTTGGAAGTCGTAACCCTGATGGAGAAGAATCTAAAGATGGCGGAGGATGAACTTCAGCGCCGGAGACAAGAGGAAGCTATGAACTCTGAAAACAAAACCTTGGACAATGAAACCCTGGACATCAGCAGTGGGGAACAGGAGCCACAAAAGTGTGTTGAAACAACAGTAGGACGGAAAGAAGAGGATCTGACTGACCAGAtgcagaaggaagaagaggaacagtctAGAAAGGACTGCAACGCCCAAGGAGAGAAGGATTGCTACGAGATATGGTTGGAAGTCGTAACCCTGATGGAGAGGAATCTCAAGATGGCGGAGGATGAACTTCAGCGCCGGAGACAAGAGGAAGCGATCAACTCTGAAAACAAAACCTTGGACAATGAAACCCTGGACATTAGCAGTGAGGAACAGGAGCCACAAAAGTGTCTTGAAACAACAGTACGACGGAAAGAAGAGGATCTGACTGACCAGATGCAGAAGGAACAAGAGGAACAGTCTAGAAAGGACTGCAACGCCCAAGGAGAGAAGGACTTCTACGAGATATGGTTGGAAGTCGTAACCCAGATGGAGAGGAATCTTAAGATGGCGGAGGATGAACTTCAGCGCCGGACACAAGAGGAAGCGATGAACTCTGAACGTTTGGACGAAAATCACCGATCACAAGAAACAGCCCACGATTAA